The following coding sequences lie in one uncultured Mailhella sp. genomic window:
- the rho gene encoding transcription termination factor Rho yields MNLTELKTRKMQDLMDLADKYQLENASSMRKQELIFALLQACASQNGVIHSDGVLEILPDGYGFLRSPLCSYMPGPDDVYVSPSQIRRYHLRKGDCVSGQIRPPKEGERYFALVRVNEIGFEPPENARHLVLFDNLTPVYPDQQFRMETDPKNMSSRIIDLMSPIGRGQRALIVAPPRTGKTILLQTIANAINANYPDVYLIILLVDERPEEVTDMERTVKNAEVVSSTFDEPPQRHVQVCEMVLEKAKRLVERKRDVVILLDSITRLGRAYNTVTPSSGRVLSGGLDANALQRPKRFFGAARNIEGGGSLTIIATALIDTGSRMDEVIFEEFKGTGNCEIYLDRHLSDKRVFPAIDINRTGTRKEDLLLGEDVLNRVWILRKILAPMSPIDSMEFLLDKMKGTKSNKDFLSGMGR; encoded by the coding sequence CTGAATCTTACCGAACTCAAGACCCGCAAAATGCAGGATCTCATGGATCTGGCGGACAAGTATCAGCTTGAAAACGCCAGTTCCATGCGCAAGCAGGAACTCATCTTTGCCCTGCTTCAGGCCTGCGCCTCGCAAAACGGCGTCATCCACAGCGACGGCGTGCTCGAAATACTGCCCGACGGCTACGGCTTCCTCCGTTCCCCGCTCTGCAGCTACATGCCCGGCCCCGACGACGTGTATGTCTCCCCCTCTCAGATACGCCGCTATCATCTGCGCAAGGGTGACTGCGTCTCCGGGCAGATCCGCCCTCCCAAGGAAGGCGAACGCTATTTTGCGCTGGTCCGCGTCAATGAAATAGGTTTCGAGCCGCCGGAAAACGCCCGGCATCTGGTGCTTTTCGACAACCTCACGCCGGTGTATCCCGACCAGCAGTTCCGCATGGAAACCGATCCCAAGAACATGTCGTCGCGCATCATCGACCTCATGTCTCCCATCGGCCGCGGACAGCGCGCCCTCATCGTGGCTCCGCCGCGCACCGGCAAGACCATACTGCTCCAGACCATCGCCAACGCCATCAATGCGAACTATCCCGACGTGTACCTCATCATTCTTCTGGTGGACGAACGCCCGGAAGAAGTCACGGACATGGAACGCACGGTGAAAAACGCTGAAGTGGTGAGCTCCACCTTCGACGAACCTCCGCAGCGCCACGTGCAGGTGTGCGAAATGGTGCTCGAAAAGGCCAAACGCCTCGTGGAACGCAAGCGCGACGTGGTCATTCTGCTCGACTCCATCACCAGACTGGGCCGCGCCTACAACACCGTGACCCCCTCCAGCGGCCGCGTACTTTCCGGCGGTCTGGACGCCAACGCCCTGCAGCGGCCCAAGCGCTTTTTCGGCGCGGCGCGCAACATTGAGGGCGGCGGATCGCTGACCATCATCGCCACGGCGCTCATCGACACCGGTTCCCGCATGGACGAAGTCATTTTTGAAGAGTTCAAGGGCACCGGCAACTGCGAAATCTATCTCGACCGTCACCTCTCCGACAAGCGCGTATTCCCCGCCATCGACATCAACCGCACAGGCACCCGCAAGGAAGATCTGCTGCTCGGCGAAGACGTGCTCAACAGAGTGTGGATTCTGCGCAAGATACTTGCCCCCATGTCCCCCATCGACAGCATGGAATTCCTGCTCGACAAGATGAAGGGCACCAAGAGCAACAAGGACTTTCTGAGCGGCATGGGACGCTAG
- a CDS encoding molybdopterin-binding protein translates to MKTIPVSQAVGTVLCHDITRIEPGVQKGPVFRKGHVVREEDIPVLLSVGKENLYVYEPLPGQVHENDAAVRIGNVAAGKNIEFSEIKEGRINFLAAEHGLLRVDEAALSRVNAFDDIVLATLHTMQEVQKGQAVGGTRIIPLLIEEEKIARLESTVSGPVIEVLPFRPFKVGMVTTGNEVYSGRIKDAFGPVLRQKFESLGSSILGQSFSDDSIEMTVQGIRNFIAQGADMVVCTGGMSVDPDDRTPAAIRAAGGKVVTYGAPTFPGAMFLLAYIDNIPVLGLPGCVMYHRASIFDLVVPRLLAGIPVTREDIVALGHGGFCAGCGECRYPNCAFGKN, encoded by the coding sequence ATGAAAACCATTCCCGTCTCCCAGGCCGTGGGCACGGTGCTCTGCCACGACATCACCCGCATCGAACCCGGCGTGCAGAAAGGACCGGTGTTCCGCAAGGGGCACGTCGTCCGGGAAGAAGACATTCCGGTTCTGCTCAGCGTGGGCAAGGAAAATCTTTACGTGTACGAACCCCTGCCCGGTCAGGTGCATGAAAACGACGCCGCCGTGCGCATCGGCAACGTTGCGGCCGGTAAAAACATCGAGTTTTCCGAGATCAAGGAAGGCCGCATCAACTTTCTCGCCGCCGAGCACGGCCTGCTGCGCGTGGACGAAGCCGCCCTCTCCCGCGTGAACGCCTTTGACGACATCGTGCTTGCCACGCTGCACACCATGCAGGAAGTGCAAAAAGGTCAGGCCGTGGGCGGCACGCGCATCATTCCCCTGCTCATCGAAGAAGAGAAGATCGCCCGTCTGGAAAGCACGGTCAGCGGCCCCGTCATCGAGGTGCTGCCCTTCCGTCCGTTCAAGGTGGGCATGGTCACCACCGGCAACGAAGTCTATTCCGGACGCATCAAGGACGCCTTCGGCCCCGTGCTCCGGCAGAAATTTGAAAGTCTCGGAAGCAGCATTCTCGGACAGAGCTTTTCCGACGACTCCATCGAGATGACCGTGCAGGGCATCCGCAACTTCATCGCGCAGGGCGCCGACATGGTGGTCTGCACGGGCGGCATGTCCGTGGATCCCGACGACCGCACGCCTGCCGCCATCCGCGCGGCGGGCGGCAAGGTGGTCACCTACGGGGCTCCCACCTTCCCCGGAGCCATGTTCCTGCTGGCGTATATCGACAATATTCCGGTACTCGGGCTTCCCGGCTGCGTGATGTACCACAGGGCGAGCATTTTCGACCTTGTGGTGCCGCGCCTCCTGGCCGGGATTCCCGTCACCCGGGAAGACATCGTGGCGCTCGGCCACGGCGGTTTCTGCGCAGGCTGCGGTGAATGCCGCTATCCGAACTGCGCCTTCGGCAAAAACTGA
- the radA gene encoding DNA repair protein RadA: MPKIREVYVCRSCGAQSAQWQGQCPKCREWNTLELTRLAPTSTARPHAAKHASATRIQPLASVSCSDHAAFGTGLDALDRILGHGFVPGAAILVGGEPGIGKSTLLLQLAGAVARENKLVLYASGEESLPQIRSRAERLDVLHDNLLAVATSRVEDLFPVLEDPDAAPALMIVDSVQTLASDNAEGLPGNVSQVRTVATELVERCRRSGTTLVLVGHVTKDGTLAGPRLLEHLVDTVISLEGDRREMFRMLRVLKNRFGPNQELLIFRMARKGLELVEDPSTFFLGARDTSLSGTAVVMAVDGQRPFAVEIQALATRSYLSIPRRTGLGFDVNRLHLLLAVLEKRLRLNFGQADIYAKVGGGMRLQEPGLDLALVATLLSSFYDIPLPERCVLWGEVDLNGQVRPVSGQDVRMKQALRLGYSPIICPENPKSKGIATVSDLQRILFRKG, translated from the coding sequence ATGCCGAAAATACGGGAAGTCTATGTCTGCCGCTCCTGCGGAGCGCAGAGCGCGCAATGGCAGGGGCAATGCCCAAAGTGCCGGGAGTGGAACACTCTTGAGCTCACCCGCCTTGCCCCGACTTCCACGGCGCGGCCTCATGCGGCAAAGCACGCCTCCGCCACGCGCATTCAGCCGCTGGCGAGCGTCTCGTGCAGCGATCATGCCGCGTTCGGCACGGGCCTCGACGCGCTCGACCGCATTCTCGGTCACGGATTTGTGCCCGGCGCCGCCATTCTCGTGGGCGGAGAGCCGGGCATAGGCAAATCCACGCTGCTGCTCCAGCTCGCCGGAGCCGTGGCGCGGGAAAACAAGCTCGTGCTCTACGCAAGCGGCGAAGAATCCCTGCCGCAGATACGCAGCCGCGCAGAACGCCTAGACGTGCTGCACGACAACCTTCTTGCCGTGGCCACCAGCCGGGTGGAAGACCTTTTTCCCGTACTTGAAGATCCCGACGCGGCACCGGCCCTCATGATCGTAGACTCCGTGCAGACGCTCGCCTCCGACAACGCCGAAGGCCTGCCCGGCAACGTGAGTCAGGTGCGCACCGTGGCCACGGAACTTGTGGAACGCTGCCGCCGTTCGGGCACCACGCTGGTGCTGGTGGGGCACGTCACCAAGGACGGCACCCTTGCCGGACCGCGCCTTCTGGAACATCTTGTGGACACGGTCATTTCCCTGGAAGGCGACCGGCGGGAAATGTTCCGCATGCTCAGGGTGCTGAAGAACCGCTTCGGCCCCAATCAGGAACTGCTCATCTTCCGCATGGCGCGCAAGGGGCTGGAACTCGTGGAAGACCCTTCCACCTTTTTCCTCGGCGCGCGCGACACCTCCTTGAGCGGCACGGCCGTGGTCATGGCCGTGGACGGTCAGCGCCCCTTTGCCGTGGAAATTCAGGCGCTCGCCACGCGAAGCTATCTTTCCATCCCCCGCCGCACCGGTCTCGGCTTCGACGTGAACAGGCTGCATCTTCTGCTCGCGGTGCTGGAAAAGCGCCTGCGCCTCAACTTCGGTCAGGCGGACATCTACGCCAAGGTCGGCGGCGGCATGCGTCTTCAGGAACCGGGGCTCGATCTTGCGCTGGTGGCGACCCTGCTCTCCTCCTTCTACGACATTCCCCTGCCCGAGCGCTGCGTGCTCTGGGGCGAAGTGGACCTCAACGGTCAGGTGCGCCCCGTGTCCGGGCAGGACGTGCGCATGAAACAGGCCCTGCGCCTCGGCTACTCGCCCATCATCTGCCCGGAGAACCCCAAGAGCAAAGGCATCGCCACCGTCTCCGATCTGCAGCGCATTCTCTTCCGCAAGGGATAG
- a CDS encoding tetratricopeptide repeat protein: MDTAIALPPHRTSMFTHIPSLFRVRRRLSSFTPAQRLMFASTLALLLLPAGCATGNGPVAGEHDVLSPIRLSPQAPSQRAELIFAQLKLDSALGRNDREAVIDASNRLLEFGTGAYRLPSSAPIIDAAIWLLAHDCEKDAAPLIRKASAQMPDDLALVSLQADLLIQNNKRNEAISLLRNFAGKHPADGQAQAELALALLRSAQPQEAMKVFRQIPEKQLTPQIRFAYAQALNVSGRFADARRQLEVAVKEDPEYAEAWQLLALTQEELGHPKEAEKIYRTLLENDPDNRSARLFLLRLMLQEDNMDAVVSMVASTQDPLHFAVAAAAMLMDEKHPDQAEKLLSRLEKQEGMPDGLFFYHAALLYESNADVNRALDYLEKVSSQSPEYDKALRMKVRILYEQKRIPEALQALDALRVLHPEDAEPLLLASELYAGQKNFDAADKAVAEALRLHPDNEGAAFQQAYLQELRGNRKKAMELMEKFIARYPDNALALNYVGYNLADGNKDLDRAYRLIQRAVELEPDADFILDSLAWVQYRRGKLDDAWEQIQKALNLSGKDEPKDPAMLEHYGDIAAARGDADSARAGWGQSMELFEKLGYPEDADRVRLKLEKLQ, encoded by the coding sequence CTCCACCCTCGCGCTTCTGCTGCTGCCCGCAGGCTGCGCCACGGGCAACGGCCCCGTCGCCGGAGAGCACGACGTGCTCTCTCCGATCAGGCTTTCTCCGCAGGCTCCCTCGCAGCGGGCCGAACTCATCTTCGCTCAGCTCAAGCTCGACAGCGCCCTCGGCCGCAACGACCGCGAAGCCGTCATTGACGCCTCCAACCGCCTGCTGGAATTCGGCACCGGAGCCTATCGACTGCCCTCTTCCGCGCCCATCATCGACGCGGCCATCTGGCTGCTCGCCCACGACTGCGAAAAAGACGCCGCCCCACTCATCCGGAAGGCTTCCGCCCAGATGCCCGACGATCTTGCCCTGGTATCGCTTCAGGCCGATCTGCTCATCCAGAACAACAAAAGAAATGAAGCCATCAGCCTGCTGCGCAACTTTGCCGGCAAACATCCCGCCGACGGTCAGGCACAGGCGGAGCTGGCCCTCGCGCTTCTGCGTAGCGCCCAGCCGCAGGAAGCCATGAAGGTGTTCCGTCAGATCCCCGAAAAGCAGCTGACGCCGCAGATACGCTTCGCCTACGCGCAGGCGCTGAACGTATCCGGCCGCTTTGCCGACGCCAGACGTCAGCTTGAAGTCGCCGTGAAGGAAGATCCCGAATACGCCGAGGCCTGGCAGCTTCTCGCACTCACGCAGGAAGAGCTCGGCCATCCCAAGGAAGCGGAAAAAATCTACCGCACACTGCTGGAAAACGATCCCGACAACCGCAGCGCGCGTCTTTTCCTGCTCCGCCTCATGCTGCAGGAGGACAACATGGACGCCGTGGTTTCCATGGTCGCCTCCACGCAGGATCCGCTGCACTTTGCCGTGGCCGCCGCGGCCATGCTCATGGACGAAAAACACCCGGATCAGGCCGAAAAGCTGCTCTCCCGTCTCGAAAAGCAGGAAGGCATGCCGGACGGACTCTTCTTCTATCATGCGGCGCTGCTTTATGAATCCAACGCCGACGTCAACCGCGCGCTCGACTACCTCGAAAAGGTGTCCTCCCAGAGCCCGGAATACGACAAGGCCCTGCGCATGAAGGTGCGCATTCTGTACGAGCAGAAGCGCATTCCCGAGGCGCTCCAGGCGCTCGACGCGCTGCGCGTGCTGCATCCCGAAGACGCGGAGCCTCTGCTGCTCGCCTCGGAACTGTACGCCGGACAGAAGAATTTCGATGCCGCGGACAAGGCCGTGGCCGAGGCGCTGCGCCTGCATCCCGACAACGAAGGCGCGGCCTTCCAGCAGGCCTATCTGCAGGAGTTGCGGGGCAACAGGAAAAAAGCCATGGAACTCATGGAAAAATTCATTGCCCGCTACCCCGACAACGCACTGGCGCTCAACTACGTGGGCTACAATCTGGCCGACGGCAACAAGGATCTCGACCGGGCCTACCGGCTTATCCAGCGCGCCGTGGAACTGGAACCCGACGCGGACTTCATTCTTGATTCTCTGGCCTGGGTGCAGTACCGCCGCGGCAAGCTCGACGATGCCTGGGAACAGATACAGAAGGCCTTGAACCTCTCCGGCAAGGACGAACCCAAGGATCCCGCCATGCTCGAACACTACGGCGACATTGCCGCGGCCCGGGGCGACGCGGATTCCGCCCGCGCAGGCTGGGGGCAGTCCATGGAACTGTTTGAAAAGCTCGGCTATCCCGAAGACGCCGACAGAGTGCGCCTCAAACTGGAAAAACTGCAATGA
- the rpiB gene encoding ribose 5-phosphate isomerase B translates to MSIIYIASDHGGFNLKTFLVQNLKEKGHDVHDLGPSDPASCDYPLKARAVTDALLKDENAVGVLVCGTGIGMSMSANRVPGIRAALCTTEFHATYARAHNNANVICLGERVTGQGLAASMVDVFLSTPFEGGRHLRRINLFNK, encoded by the coding sequence ATGAGCATCATCTACATTGCGTCCGACCATGGGGGCTTCAACCTTAAAACCTTCCTTGTGCAGAACCTCAAGGAAAAAGGACACGACGTCCACGATCTCGGCCCTTCCGATCCCGCAAGCTGCGACTACCCGCTCAAGGCCCGCGCCGTGACGGACGCCCTTCTCAAGGATGAAAACGCCGTTGGCGTTCTCGTGTGCGGCACCGGCATCGGCATGAGCATGTCCGCCAACCGCGTTCCCGGCATCCGCGCGGCGCTCTGCACCACCGAATTCCACGCCACCTACGCCCGCGCCCACAACAACGCCAACGTCATCTGCCTCGGCGAACGCGTGACCGGTCAGGGCCTTGCGGCCAGCATGGTGGACGTGTTCCTGAGCACGCCTTTTGAAGGCGGCCGCCATCTGCGCCGCATCAATCTGTTCAACAAGTAG
- a CDS encoding 50S ribosomal protein L11 methyltransferase: protein MPQLYRLDIVVREEYFPLAEALVAEHASAGWEEESLPDGDTRFRITCEDEDERDLTAQVLAERLPDAVLSRETIPDKDWLAGWRSYFTPVKAGDFLILPPWMKDEPAEGSIPIIIEPKSAFGTGHHPTTTMCLEAMSLLHRAGALKAGQRFLDMGTGTGILGIGCVKLGLSGFGADIDPLSISNSRENCDMNGVSAQFDIQEGSVELVQGQTFDVVIANILAGPLKEMAPQLMPLVRPGGCLVLSGFLSVQVPGMLEAYAAMGEPGELRMPSPASDPTRSASRENPEADDWVCLYWPRVN from the coding sequence ATGCCGCAGTTGTATCGTCTGGATATCGTGGTTCGAGAGGAGTATTTTCCTCTTGCCGAAGCGCTGGTGGCCGAGCACGCCTCGGCGGGATGGGAAGAGGAATCGCTGCCTGACGGCGACACGCGTTTTCGCATCACCTGCGAAGATGAGGATGAGCGGGATCTTACGGCGCAGGTCCTGGCCGAAAGGCTGCCGGACGCCGTGTTGAGCCGGGAAACCATTCCCGACAAGGACTGGCTTGCCGGCTGGCGCAGCTACTTTACGCCCGTGAAGGCCGGGGATTTCCTCATTCTTCCGCCGTGGATGAAGGACGAACCCGCGGAGGGCAGCATACCCATCATCATTGAGCCCAAGTCCGCCTTCGGCACCGGACATCATCCCACGACCACCATGTGCCTCGAAGCCATGTCGCTGCTGCATCGGGCGGGTGCGCTCAAGGCCGGTCAGCGCTTTCTCGACATGGGCACGGGCACGGGTATTCTCGGCATAGGCTGCGTGAAGCTCGGCCTGTCCGGCTTCGGCGCGGACATCGATCCGCTTTCCATCAGCAATTCGCGGGAGAACTGCGACATGAACGGGGTGTCCGCGCAGTTCGACATTCAGGAAGGCAGCGTGGAACTGGTGCAGGGGCAGACCTTCGACGTGGTCATTGCCAACATTCTCGCCGGGCCGCTGAAGGAAATGGCCCCCCAGCTCATGCCGCTGGTCAGGCCGGGCGGATGCCTTGTGCTTTCCGGCTTTCTGTCCGTACAGGTGCCGGGCATGCTGGAGGCCTATGCGGCCATGGGCGAACCGGGTGAGCTGCGCATGCCGTCTCCGGCGAGCGATCCCACGCGTTCGGCCAGCCGCGAGAATCCCGAGGCCGACGACTGGGTGTGCCTGTACTGGCCGCGCGTGAACTGA
- the modB gene encoding molybdate ABC transporter permease subunit: MEFSLFGQQFSLFPIMLSLKVAGLSTLASLVLGTLTARILARRRSVCAAVIDSLCTLPMVLPPTVLGYYLILLLGRNGVFGPVLQELGLQFMFSWQGAVVAATVVVFPLIYKSAKTALEQVDANVEKAARTLGASEIAVFFSISLPLAGRGILSGAMLAFARGMGEFGATLMLAGNIPGKTQTLALAIYDAFQAGNDALAAGLVILTSCICAAILVTADYLLGGSR, from the coding sequence ATGGAATTTTCCCTTTTCGGGCAGCAGTTTTCTCTGTTTCCCATCATGCTGTCGTTGAAAGTCGCCGGACTGTCCACTCTGGCCTCTCTTGTGCTCGGCACTCTTACGGCCCGCATTCTCGCAAGGCGACGCTCCGTCTGCGCGGCCGTCATTGATTCGCTCTGCACGCTTCCCATGGTGCTGCCTCCCACCGTGCTGGGCTACTATCTCATTTTGCTGCTGGGCAGAAACGGCGTCTTCGGCCCGGTGCTGCAAGAGCTCGGCCTGCAGTTCATGTTTTCCTGGCAGGGCGCCGTGGTGGCGGCCACGGTCGTGGTCTTTCCCCTTATCTACAAGTCGGCGAAAACCGCCCTCGAACAGGTGGACGCCAACGTGGAAAAGGCCGCGCGCACGCTGGGAGCCTCAGAAATCGCCGTCTTCTTTTCCATCAGTCTGCCGCTCGCCGGACGCGGCATTCTTTCCGGGGCCATGCTGGCCTTTGCCCGAGGCATGGGCGAATTCGGCGCAACCCTTATGCTGGCCGGCAATATTCCGGGCAAAACCCAGACCCTCGCCCTCGCCATCTACGACGCCTTTCAAGCCGGCAACGACGCGCTGGCCGCCGGGCTCGTCATCCTGACTTCGTGCATCTGCGCCGCCATTCTCGTGACCGCCGACTATCTGCTGGGAGGTTCCCGGTGA
- a CDS encoding histidine phosphatase family protein has product MPVLHLLRHGTLLPNPEHRFVGQRDIPLSEIGRRQARQVRQDLAAVPLTEAWTSDLPRCLEMTALALDGRNVPVQVEPAFREINLGRWEGLTKAEVDARFPGAVAARGKDFWNYVPEGGESFAMLASRVCSALYRRLADMRGDAHALLVAHSGVNRVILMRYLALDMRDFFAVPQPYAACTTLFYGSDDLARLATFC; this is encoded by the coding sequence ATGCCCGTTCTTCATCTGCTCCGTCACGGCACCCTTCTCCCCAATCCAGAGCACCGCTTCGTCGGTCAGCGGGACATTCCTCTTTCCGAAATCGGACGTCGTCAGGCAAGGCAGGTTAGGCAGGATCTGGCCGCCGTTCCCCTGACGGAGGCCTGGACTTCCGATCTTCCCCGCTGCCTGGAAATGACGGCCCTCGCGCTCGATGGCCGCAACGTGCCCGTGCAGGTCGAGCCGGCGTTTCGCGAAATTAATCTGGGCCGCTGGGAAGGTCTGACCAAGGCGGAAGTGGACGCCCGTTTCCCCGGAGCCGTGGCCGCCCGGGGAAAAGACTTCTGGAACTACGTCCCCGAAGGCGGAGAATCCTTTGCCATGCTCGCCTCGCGCGTGTGCAGCGCCCTGTACCGACGCCTTGCCGACATGAGAGGCGACGCCCACGCCCTTCTTGTGGCGCATTCCGGAGTAAATCGAGTGATTCTCATGCGTTATCTTGCTCTCGACATGCGGGATTTTTTTGCCGTCCCCCAGCCCTACGCGGCCTGCACCACGCTTTTTTACGGCAGCGACGACCTCGCCCGCCTCGCCACATTCTGCTGA
- the pth gene encoding aminoacyl-tRNA hydrolase yields MDLNGLIVGLGNPGAQYRGTRHNIGFMSVQTLLEEVERGNSRAPEQLSGSKFNALLWRIQIPGGGTWLVAEPQTFMNLSGDAVQPLMAWYRLKPEQLLVVHDELDLEPGRLKLKKGGSAAGHNGIKSIQQRLGTPEFYRLRVGVGKPQNREQVIPWVLGRFGEAERDIMNKTFPNIVDAVIRFAVDGPERAINVVNTRKK; encoded by the coding sequence ATGGATCTCAACGGACTTATCGTCGGCCTCGGCAATCCGGGAGCCCAGTACAGGGGAACGCGTCACAACATCGGCTTCATGTCGGTGCAGACACTGCTCGAAGAAGTGGAACGCGGCAACAGCCGCGCCCCGGAACAGCTTTCCGGCTCCAAATTCAACGCACTGCTCTGGCGCATTCAGATTCCCGGCGGCGGCACATGGCTCGTGGCCGAACCCCAGACCTTCATGAATCTGAGCGGCGACGCCGTGCAGCCTCTCATGGCCTGGTATCGCCTGAAGCCCGAACAGCTGCTCGTCGTTCACGATGAACTCGATCTCGAACCGGGCAGGCTCAAGCTCAAGAAAGGCGGCAGCGCGGCCGGTCACAACGGCATCAAATCCATACAGCAGCGCCTCGGCACGCCCGAATTCTATCGCCTGCGCGTGGGCGTGGGCAAGCCGCAGAACAGAGAGCAGGTCATCCCCTGGGTGCTCGGACGTTTCGGCGAAGCCGAGCGCGACATCATGAACAAGACCTTTCCGAACATCGTCGACGCCGTCATCCGCTTCGCCGTGGACGGCCCCGAGCGCGCCATCAACGTGGTCAACACCCGCAAAAAATAG
- a CDS encoding ATP-binding cassette domain-containing protein produces the protein MIDLSVQATLKGRHGAFSLDVSLKSSASRLVLFGPSGSGKTLTLQMIAGLVHPHTGHIIADDAVFFDSEKGIDMPARKRRIGYVFQDYALFPHMTVRQNLAFALQQQEKYVPVLGSAFRAMFPARLSDEQEASLQLMLDLLEIAHLADRRPSQISGGQKQRVALARALLISPRLLLLDEPFAALDPLLRIRMRKEIAGILDNCGVPLIMITHDPEDVDAFAEDLAVYADGRILAMERNFHTRSLFAQDSLSYLSDILTRGGQAERPFGFDDV, from the coding sequence GTGATCGATCTTTCCGTTCAAGCCACGCTCAAGGGGCGGCACGGGGCCTTTTCCCTCGACGTCAGCCTCAAAAGTTCCGCCTCGCGTCTGGTTCTCTTCGGCCCTTCCGGATCGGGAAAAACCCTTACCCTGCAAATGATCGCCGGTCTCGTTCATCCTCACACGGGGCACATCATTGCCGACGACGCCGTGTTCTTCGACTCCGAAAAAGGCATCGACATGCCCGCCCGCAAACGCCGCATCGGCTACGTGTTTCAGGACTACGCGCTCTTTCCCCACATGACCGTCCGGCAGAATCTCGCCTTCGCCCTGCAGCAGCAGGAAAAGTACGTTCCCGTTCTCGGCAGCGCCTTTCGGGCCATGTTTCCGGCCAGACTCAGCGACGAGCAGGAGGCCTCCCTTCAGCTCATGCTCGACCTTCTGGAAATCGCTCACCTTGCCGACCGCAGACCGTCGCAGATATCCGGCGGACAGAAGCAGCGCGTGGCCCTGGCCCGGGCGCTGCTCATTTCTCCGCGCCTGCTGCTTCTCGATGAACCCTTCGCCGCGCTCGATCCGCTGCTGCGCATCCGCATGCGCAAGGAAATAGCCGGCATTCTGGACAACTGCGGCGTGCCTCTCATCATGATTACCCATGACCCGGAAGACGTGGACGCCTTTGCCGAAGACCTCGCCGTGTACGCCGACGGCCGCATTCTCGCCATGGAGCGCAATTTTCACACGCGTTCGCTTTTCGCGCAGGACTCGCTCTCCTACCTGTCCGACATTCTCACCAGGGGCGGACAGGCCGAACGCCCCTTCGGCTTCGACGACGTGTGA
- the modA gene encoding molybdate ABC transporter substrate-binding protein has product MKKLAALALVLALGLAASAANAAEITVSAAASLSESFTQISQEFTKETGVKVNLNFASSNNLLRQMEQGAPVDVFASADQETMDSAVKKSLVDPATRRDFALNDLVLITPANGTLTGPDGLADAAVKHIAIGTPESVPAGRYAREALTSAGTWEALQSKFVFGNNVRQVLSYIQRGEADAGFVYRTDALAGGKDVRIVTAMTGHKPVCYPIAVAKNSADRNDAQKFVDFALSPRGLEILAHYGFSPVK; this is encoded by the coding sequence ATGAAAAAACTTGCCGCCCTTGCCCTTGTTCTTGCCCTGGGCCTTGCCGCATCTGCGGCGAACGCCGCGGAGATCACGGTTTCCGCGGCCGCGAGCCTGTCGGAATCCTTCACGCAGATTTCGCAGGAGTTCACGAAGGAAACCGGGGTAAAGGTCAACCTGAACTTTGCGTCTTCCAACAATCTGCTTCGTCAGATGGAGCAGGGTGCTCCGGTGGACGTGTTCGCCTCGGCGGATCAGGAAACCATGGATTCGGCTGTTAAGAAGTCGCTGGTGGATCCCGCCACGCGCAGAGATTTTGCCCTGAATGATCTTGTGCTCATCACGCCTGCAAACGGAACGCTGACCGGCCCGGACGGGCTTGCCGACGCCGCGGTGAAGCACATAGCCATCGGTACGCCCGAGAGCGTTCCTGCCGGACGTTATGCCCGCGAAGCGCTGACCAGCGCCGGAACCTGGGAGGCGTTGCAGAGCAAATTCGTGTTCGGCAACAACGTGCGTCAGGTGCTGAGCTACATTCAGCGCGGCGAGGCCGACGCGGGCTTTGTGTACCGCACCGACGCGCTTGCCGGCGGCAAGGACGTGCGCATCGTCACGGCCATGACCGGCCACAAGCCGGTGTGCTATCCCATTGCTGTTGCCAAAAACAGCGCCGACAGAAATGACGCTCAGAAGTTCGTGGACTTCGCGCTGTCTCCGAGAGGTCTTGAGATTCTCGCTCATTACGGTTTCAGTCCGGTAAAGTAG